A stretch of Methylogaea oryzae DNA encodes these proteins:
- the folP gene encoding dihydropteroate synthase has product MNRVLALLQSHRPLIMGILNVTPDSFSDGGLHFHPDAALAQARRMLAEGADIIDVGGESTRPGSEPVPAAEQIARVAPVVAALRAALPDCAVSVDTTRAAVAEAALDAGADMVNDVAAGRDDDGMFELAARRGVPYCLMHMQGDPKTMQEAPHYEAVVDEVLAFLLERAARAEQAGVAREHLVIDPGIGFGKRRQDNLELLAALDRFAASGYPVLLGTSRKRFMGAICQVETPAELVPATVATTALGVMAGARIFRVHDVKENRQAADIAWAVRLAGRG; this is encoded by the coding sequence ATGAATCGCGTATTGGCCCTGCTGCAATCCCACCGCCCCTTGATTATGGGCATACTCAATGTCACGCCGGACAGTTTTTCCGACGGCGGCCTTCACTTCCATCCGGACGCGGCCCTGGCCCAAGCCAGACGCATGCTGGCGGAAGGCGCGGACATCATCGACGTGGGCGGCGAGTCCACCCGGCCCGGATCGGAGCCGGTGCCGGCGGCGGAACAGATCGCCCGGGTGGCCCCGGTGGTCGCCGCCTTGCGCGCGGCGTTGCCGGACTGTGCCGTCAGTGTCGACACCACCCGCGCCGCCGTGGCGGAGGCCGCCCTGGACGCCGGCGCGGACATGGTCAACGACGTGGCGGCCGGCCGCGACGACGACGGCATGTTCGAGTTGGCGGCCCGGCGCGGCGTGCCCTATTGCCTGATGCACATGCAGGGCGATCCCAAGACCATGCAGGAGGCTCCCCATTACGAAGCGGTGGTGGACGAGGTGTTGGCTTTCCTGCTGGAGCGGGCGGCGCGGGCGGAACAGGCCGGCGTGGCGCGGGAGCATCTGGTGATCGATCCCGGCATCGGCTTCGGCAAGCGCCGCCAGGATAATTTGGAACTGCTGGCCGCTTTGGATCGCTTCGCCGCCAGCGGCTACCCGGTGCTGCTGGGCACCAGCCGCAAGCGCTTCATGGGCGCCATCTGCCAAGTGGAAACCCCGGCCGAACTGGTGCCGGCCACGGTGGCCACCACCGCCCTGGGCGTCATGGCCGGCGCGCGGATTTTTCGTGTGCACGACGTGAAGGAAAACCGCCAGGCGGCGGATATTGCTTGGGCGGTGCGATTGGCGGGGCGGGGTTAA
- a CDS encoding NYN domain-containing protein, which produces MVSPRPVAKIETEEPTTRLAVLIDADNAQASVIEGLLAEIARFGEATVRRIYGDFTAPTSASWKKVLQRHAIKPIQQFAYTTGKNATDSTLIIDAMDLLYTRKFDGFCLVTSDSDFTGLAMRLREEGLTVLGFGENKTPEAFRNACHKFVFTEVLRPDSQTESVPPSSATENAHPPIQPSTPPQATEPKPKFPKRFVVTALEQSVDDTGWANLGTFGSYLTKLQPDFDPRLYGYKKLSDLVKANTTLFAIEERTVPGSNHKALYLRAKNQAQRDDKGK; this is translated from the coding sequence TTGGTATCGCCAAGGCCGGTAGCAAAAATTGAAACCGAAGAGCCAACCACTCGGTTGGCCGTGCTAATTGACGCCGACAATGCACAAGCGTCGGTCATTGAAGGCTTACTCGCTGAAATCGCAAGGTTTGGAGAAGCAACCGTAAGGCGCATATACGGCGACTTCACCGCACCGACCAGCGCATCGTGGAAGAAGGTGCTGCAGCGTCATGCAATCAAGCCTATTCAACAGTTTGCGTACACAACCGGAAAAAACGCCACGGACAGCACGCTGATTATTGACGCGATGGACTTGCTGTATACGCGCAAATTCGACGGCTTTTGCCTAGTCACCAGCGATAGCGACTTCACCGGCTTGGCAATGCGATTACGCGAAGAAGGACTTACCGTTCTAGGGTTTGGCGAAAACAAGACGCCCGAGGCGTTCCGCAACGCTTGCCACAAATTCGTGTTTACCGAAGTGCTTCGCCCTGACTCACAGACGGAGTCCGTCCCCCCGTCGTCCGCGACCGAAAACGCGCATCCCCCCATCCAGCCTTCAACGCCTCCCCAAGCAACGGAGCCCAAACCCAAATTCCCCAAAAGGTTTGTCGTGACGGCGCTTGAGCAATCGGTCGACGACACCGGATGGGCCAATCTCGGCACCTTCGGAAGCTACCTGACCAAGCTACAACCCGACTTCGATCCCAGGCTTTACGGTTACAAAAAGCTTTCCGACCTAGTCAAGGCGAACACCACCCTCTTTGCAATAGAAGAACGGACGGTACCGGGCTCAAACCACAAGGCGCTATACCTTCGCGCCAAAAACCAAGCGCAACGCGACGACAAAGGCAAGTGA
- a CDS encoding protein disulfide oxidoreductase, translated as MKVPRGLWPYALILAAALAVQAYRGRDVAQGLAPPLSGAIVSGRFFDLAQLRGKPALVYFWATWCGVCKAMQHNIDALAGDVPLITVALQSGDAVAVGRFLQERGIVQPVLLDEDGEAAARYGIRGVPAAFVLGPDGAIRYVALGYSSEWGLRLRLWLAER; from the coding sequence GTGAAGGTTCCGCGCGGCCTCTGGCCCTATGCCTTGATCCTGGCGGCCGCTCTGGCGGTGCAGGCCTACCGGGGGCGCGACGTGGCGCAGGGCTTGGCGCCGCCTTTGTCCGGCGCGATCGTGTCCGGCCGGTTCTTCGATTTGGCGCAACTGCGAGGCAAGCCGGCCCTGGTCTATTTCTGGGCCACTTGGTGCGGCGTGTGCAAAGCCATGCAGCACAATATCGACGCCTTGGCCGGCGACGTGCCGCTGATCACGGTGGCCTTGCAGTCCGGCGATGCCGTCGCGGTCGGCCGTTTCCTGCAGGAGCGCGGCATCGTCCAGCCGGTGCTGCTCGACGAAGACGGAGAGGCGGCGGCCCGCTACGGCATTCGCGGCGTGCCCGCCGCCTTCGTGCTGGGGCCGGACGGCGCGATCCGCTATGTGGCGCTGGGGTATTCCAGCGAATGGGGCTTAAGGCTGCGTCTGTGGTTGGCGGAACGATAA
- a CDS encoding DUF2442 domain-containing protein: MNTAVNAIEPRLLNVQVTEDEIVARLVDGRTISVPLAWSWRLSEASEEQRRNFEILGDGQGIHWPELDEDISVEGMLHGSPGRRPPSATEQAA; encoded by the coding sequence ATGAACACTGCGGTTAACGCCATAGAGCCACGGCTCCTAAATGTCCAGGTTACCGAAGACGAAATCGTCGCTCGCTTGGTCGATGGACGCACCATCAGCGTCCCTTTGGCTTGGTCGTGGCGCCTATCGGAAGCCTCGGAAGAACAGCGGCGGAACTTTGAAATCCTCGGCGACGGCCAAGGCATCCACTGGCCCGAACTGGATGAAGACATCAGCGTGGAAGGCATGCTGCACGGCTCGCCTGGCCGCCGCCCGCCGTCCGCGACAGAACAAGCGGCTTAA
- a CDS encoding DUF4160 domain-containing protein produces MPSVKNVPGPYRFFFYSFDCGEPRHVHVQRDKLICKFWLAPISLGKNGGFSPRELNTIRKLVETHLPQILEAWHEHCG; encoded by the coding sequence ATGCCAAGCGTCAAAAACGTCCCTGGCCCCTATCGTTTTTTCTTTTACAGTTTCGATTGCGGCGAACCCAGGCACGTTCATGTGCAGCGGGATAAACTGATCTGCAAATTTTGGCTGGCCCCCATTAGCCTAGGGAAAAACGGCGGGTTTTCCCCAAGAGAACTCAACACCATTCGCAAACTCGTTGAAACCCATCTACCTCAAATATTGGAGGCATGGCATGAACACTGCGGTTAA
- a CDS encoding methyl-accepting chemotaxis protein — MKEFINNLPLRKQMFGLAGVGVIGIAAVTVVQLYLSDAPFSLASPPLWIGIAGDLLLIWLAFYMGDNAAKRAEHLVNALTALADGDLTAATPLAGKDDFSWMAWKLSTAQKALVNMMKEILTSAEQLAQASQQLSGITESSRERVNNQNMQTEQVAAAMNEMSTAVQEVAHNAANAASAAQEADQQARSGFQVVKDAIASINILANEVERTGEAISRLKEDSVSIGAVLDVIRNIAEQTNLLALNAAIEAARAGEQGRGFAVVADEVRTLASRTQQSTQEIQGMIERLQAGANEAVNAMSKGSSSAKDSVQQATHAGKSLETINHMIDSIKDMNTQIATAAEEQSITADEINRSVVSISEISHDTAQAASQTASSSEQLAELATHLRGQVTRFRIKK, encoded by the coding sequence ATGAAAGAGTTCATCAACAACTTGCCCCTCCGCAAGCAAATGTTCGGCCTGGCGGGCGTCGGCGTCATCGGCATTGCGGCGGTAACCGTGGTGCAGCTGTACCTGAGCGACGCGCCGTTCAGCCTCGCCTCGCCGCCGCTGTGGATCGGCATCGCCGGCGACCTGTTGCTGATTTGGCTGGCCTTCTACATGGGCGACAACGCCGCCAAGCGCGCCGAACACCTGGTCAACGCCCTCACCGCCCTGGCCGACGGCGATTTGACGGCGGCCACCCCGCTGGCCGGCAAGGACGACTTCTCCTGGATGGCCTGGAAACTGTCCACCGCGCAAAAAGCGCTGGTCAACATGATGAAGGAAATCCTCACCAGCGCCGAACAATTGGCGCAGGCCTCGCAACAGCTGTCCGGCATCACCGAAAGCAGCCGCGAGCGGGTCAACAACCAGAACATGCAGACCGAACAAGTGGCGGCGGCCATGAACGAAATGTCCACCGCCGTGCAGGAAGTGGCCCATAACGCCGCCAACGCCGCCTCCGCCGCCCAGGAAGCCGACCAACAAGCCCGCAGCGGCTTCCAGGTGGTGAAAGACGCCATCGCCAGCATCAACATCCTGGCCAACGAAGTGGAGCGCACCGGCGAAGCCATCAGCCGCCTGAAGGAAGACAGCGTCAGCATCGGCGCCGTATTGGACGTGATCCGCAACATCGCCGAACAAACCAACCTGCTGGCCCTCAACGCCGCCATCGAAGCGGCCCGCGCCGGCGAACAAGGCCGCGGCTTCGCCGTGGTGGCCGACGAAGTCCGCACCCTGGCCAGCCGTACCCAGCAGTCCACCCAGGAAATCCAGGGCATGATCGAGCGCCTGCAAGCCGGCGCCAACGAAGCGGTGAACGCCATGTCCAAAGGCAGCTCCAGCGCCAAGGACAGCGTGCAGCAGGCGACCCACGCCGGCAAGTCGCTGGAAACGATCAACCACATGATCGACAGCATCAAGGACATGAACACGCAGATCGCCACGGCGGCGGAAGAGCAAAGCATCACCGCCGACGAAATCAACCGCAGCGTGGTCAGCATCAGCGAAATCTCCCACGACACCGCCCAGGCCGCCAGCCAGACCGCCTCGTCCAGCGAACAGCTGGCCGAACTGGCCACCCACCTGCGCGGCCAAGTGACGCGCTTCCGCATCAAGAAATAA
- a CDS encoding GreA/GreB family elongation factor, which produces MSRAFVKETDGDDADDLPPRPQSPHVNYVTPAGFRLLQQRLRELATRKSLLSGSDDMADRQQLKRVERDLRFYEERLERAVLVRPETQPDDKVHFGATVAVRDRAGAVETFAIVGEDEADAAQGKISWVSPLAAALMDAEVGDEVCWKRPMGDKELEVLTISKDGGVC; this is translated from the coding sequence ATGAGCCGCGCATTCGTTAAAGAAACCGACGGCGACGACGCCGATGATTTGCCGCCACGTCCGCAAAGTCCCCACGTCAATTATGTCACGCCCGCAGGATTTCGCCTGCTGCAGCAGCGTTTGCGCGAATTGGCGACGCGCAAGTCCTTGTTGTCGGGCAGCGACGACATGGCCGACCGGCAGCAGCTCAAGCGGGTGGAGCGCGATCTGCGTTTTTATGAAGAGCGCTTGGAGCGCGCGGTATTGGTCAGGCCGGAAACCCAGCCCGACGACAAAGTGCATTTCGGCGCGACGGTGGCCGTGCGCGACCGGGCGGGCGCGGTTGAAACGTTCGCCATCGTCGGCGAAGACGAGGCCGACGCCGCCCAAGGCAAAATCAGTTGGGTTTCTCCCCTGGCGGCGGCGCTGATGGATGCCGAGGTGGGCGACGAGGTCTGCTGGAAACGGCCAATGGGCGACAAGGAGTTGGAAGTGCTGACCATAAGCAAGGACGGTGGGGTTTGTTAG
- a CDS encoding DUF6513 domain-containing protein — translation MAEHILFLTGKLAERQLRHVLETMRPEFAYTVHQLGLKVAALMTADMIQRRLKDTFGADWVMVPGRCRGDLEALSDAMGIRFVRGPEELKDLPAYFGKARQKPDLSHYEVAIFAEITDAPHLDIDAILRQARDYRQDGADVIDLGCLPSTPFPHMEQAIAALKAEGFKVSLDSLENDDLLRGGKAGADFLLSLHEDSLWIADEVASTPILIPAKHGDLDSLDRAIAALDAKGRDYLVDPILDPIHFGFTDSLARYHETRRRHPQAKILMGVGNLTELTHADTAGMNALLLGVCSELNVSAILATQVSQHARKAVAEADAARRIMHAAHRLGTLPKHIDDRLMALHEPAPFPYSPDEIAELQRDIHDPSYRIQISNAGLHIFNRDGLHTAASPFELFPKLGVENDGGHAFYLGVELARAEVAWQLGKRYAQDEPLRWGCAVRPAEEQVDPHAYKPAGSTLQKKHETEADQQPPLPTGEG, via the coding sequence ATGGCCGAACACATCCTGTTCCTCACCGGCAAGCTGGCGGAGCGTCAATTGCGCCACGTGCTGGAAACCATGCGGCCGGAGTTCGCCTACACGGTGCACCAACTGGGGCTGAAAGTGGCCGCCTTGATGACGGCGGACATGATCCAACGCCGCTTGAAAGACACGTTCGGCGCCGACTGGGTGATGGTGCCGGGCCGCTGCCGCGGCGACCTGGAGGCCTTGAGCGATGCCATGGGTATCCGCTTCGTGCGCGGCCCGGAAGAGCTGAAAGACTTGCCGGCCTATTTCGGCAAGGCGCGACAGAAGCCCGACCTCAGCCACTACGAAGTCGCCATTTTCGCCGAGATCACCGACGCCCCCCATTTGGACATCGACGCCATCCTGCGCCAGGCGCGGGATTATCGGCAAGACGGCGCCGACGTGATCGACCTGGGCTGCTTGCCCAGCACGCCCTTCCCGCACATGGAGCAGGCCATCGCCGCCCTGAAGGCGGAGGGCTTCAAAGTCAGCCTGGACTCCCTGGAAAACGACGACCTGCTGCGCGGCGGCAAAGCCGGGGCGGACTTCCTGCTCAGCCTGCACGAAGACAGCCTGTGGATCGCCGATGAAGTGGCCTCCACCCCCATCCTCATTCCGGCCAAACACGGCGACCTGGACTCCCTCGACCGAGCCATAGCCGCCCTGGACGCCAAGGGCCGCGACTATCTAGTGGACCCGATCCTCGACCCCATCCATTTCGGCTTCACCGACTCCCTGGCGCGCTACCACGAGACGCGCCGCCGCCACCCGCAAGCGAAAATCCTCATGGGCGTGGGCAACCTCACCGAACTGACCCACGCCGACACCGCCGGCATGAACGCCCTGCTGCTGGGCGTGTGCTCCGAGTTGAACGTGTCCGCCATCCTCGCCACCCAGGTCAGCCAGCACGCCCGCAAGGCGGTGGCCGAGGCCGACGCGGCGCGGCGCATCATGCACGCGGCGCACCGACTGGGCACCCTGCCCAAGCACATCGACGACCGCCTGATGGCCCTGCACGAGCCGGCGCCGTTTCCCTACAGCCCGGACGAGATCGCCGAATTGCAGCGGGACATCCACGACCCCAGCTACCGGATACAGATCAGCAACGCCGGCCTACACATCTTCAACCGCGACGGCCTGCACACCGCCGCCAGCCCTTTCGAGCTGTTCCCCAAGCTGGGGGTCGAAAACGACGGCGGCCATGCTTTTTACCTGGGCGTAGAACTGGCGCGGGCGGAAGTGGCCTGGCAGCTGGGCAAGCGCTACGCCCAGGACGAACCCTTGCGCTGGGGTTGCGCCGTCAGGCCGGCCGAAGAACAGGTCGATCCCCATGCCTACAAGCCGGCGGGCAGCACTTTGCAGAAAAAGCACGAAACGGAAGCGGACCAACAACCCCCTCTCCCTACGGGAGAGGGTTAG
- a CDS encoding EAL and HDOD domain-containing protein: protein MNFLIGRQPIFDRQRRIFAYELLFRGERGDGTLASNQVILDALLQFGLPRVVGDSKAFINFTRNNLLEGTASLLPKERVVIEILEDVEVDDALVAAVQGLREEGYTIALDDFAYNDRWLPLLPLAHIVKLDALAETPETLANNVAKLRPYNLKLLAEKIENEEQHRLYAELGCEYFQGYYLERPKLVSGKRVDGAKHAALMLLAEINKPDADFDAICKIIARDVGLSYKLLRYINSSYFNFAGKVDSISRAVMLLGLVELRRWASLIALSQAVGTQGEDMLRTALTRAKMCDDLSKSVGMADSESHFLAGLMSVLDRLLEMPMDEVLQGLPLTDTLLAALLRQEGDLGEAILCADAYERWDMKGIRYKNLDPGLIGKTFLEGLAWANTVVAGIKSSA from the coding sequence ATGAACTTCCTGATCGGACGCCAGCCCATTTTTGACCGCCAACGCAGAATTTTCGCCTACGAATTACTGTTTCGCGGCGAACGAGGCGACGGCACCCTGGCCAGCAACCAAGTCATCCTCGACGCGCTGCTGCAGTTCGGTCTTCCCCGCGTCGTGGGAGACAGCAAAGCCTTTATCAACTTCACCCGGAACAATCTGCTGGAGGGCACGGCGTCCCTGCTGCCCAAGGAGCGGGTGGTGATCGAGATACTGGAAGACGTGGAAGTGGACGACGCGCTGGTGGCGGCGGTTCAGGGCTTGCGGGAAGAAGGCTATACCATCGCCCTGGACGACTTCGCCTACAACGACCGCTGGTTGCCGCTGCTGCCGCTGGCCCATATCGTCAAGCTCGACGCCTTGGCCGAAACGCCGGAGACCCTGGCGAACAACGTGGCCAAATTGCGCCCCTACAACCTCAAGCTGCTGGCGGAAAAAATCGAAAACGAGGAACAGCACCGGCTGTACGCGGAGCTGGGCTGCGAGTATTTCCAAGGTTATTACCTCGAGCGCCCGAAGCTGGTCAGCGGCAAGCGGGTGGACGGCGCCAAGCACGCGGCGCTGATGCTGCTGGCGGAAATCAACAAGCCCGACGCCGACTTCGACGCCATCTGCAAGATCATCGCCCGCGACGTAGGCCTCAGCTACAAACTGCTGCGCTACATCAATTCGTCCTATTTCAACTTTGCCGGCAAAGTGGACTCCATCAGCCGCGCGGTGATGCTGCTGGGCTTGGTCGAATTGCGGCGCTGGGCCAGCCTCATCGCCCTTTCGCAGGCCGTCGGCACTCAAGGCGAAGACATGCTGCGCACCGCCCTGACCCGGGCGAAAATGTGCGATGATTTGTCCAAATCCGTCGGCATGGCCGATTCGGAATCCCATTTCCTCGCCGGCCTGATGTCGGTATTGGATCGTTTGCTGGAGATGCCCATGGACGAAGTGCTGCAGGGACTGCCGCTCACGGATACGCTGCTGGCCGCGCTGTTGCGCCAGGAAGGCGATCTGGGCGAAGCGATCCTCTGCGCGGATGCCTACGAACGCTGGGACATGAAAGGAATACGCTACAAAAACCTCGACCCTGGCTTGATCGGCAAAACCTTCCTCGAAGGCCTCGCCTGGGCCAACACGGTAGTCGCCGGCATAAAATCCAGCGCCTGA
- a CDS encoding 4a-hydroxytetrahydrobiopterin dehydratase has protein sequence MSDASLKTYGEEEIRAKLQAELPHWYYENGWIRRKYKTSGWKASLMAVNTVGHLAEAAWHHPDLAVSYAFVVVKLTTHSAKGVTDRDFALARKIEAVLQWRPAEESGGVLEGTPDDPRFKYLKYD, from the coding sequence ATGAGCGATGCATCGTTGAAAACCTACGGCGAAGAGGAAATCCGCGCGAAGTTACAGGCGGAGCTGCCCCACTGGTATTACGAAAACGGTTGGATTCGCCGCAAGTACAAAACTTCCGGTTGGAAGGCCAGCCTGATGGCGGTGAACACCGTCGGCCATTTGGCGGAAGCCGCTTGGCACCATCCCGATTTGGCCGTTTCCTACGCTTTTGTCGTCGTCAAGTTGACCACCCATTCGGCCAAGGGGGTTACCGATCGGGATTTCGCCTTGGCGCGCAAAATCGAGGCGGTGCTGCAATGGCGGCCGGCGGAGGAAAGCGGCGGCGTGTTGGAAGGAACGCCGGATGACCCGCGCTTCAAGTACCTGAAGTACGATTGA
- a CDS encoding M48 family metallopeptidase has translation MLDAFLRSLRNRSPQAPEQPSDGTYRLRRSARAKRARISVYHDRIEVVVPQGMPAAQLQAFVADHWQWALGKQAELAARAGGGEPALADGASLPFQGEHFPLTVVEQAGQRGGRVAFDRHFRVSVPGGLAADARQALVRDKLEAWYRRQVADHTRRMVQHHAVRHGLHPRSIAVRDQKTRWGSCGPRGDININWRLILAPPPVLEYVVVHELCHLRHRNHAKPFWDLVEDHLPQYREQRRWLKQHGHALMAALPKPR, from the coding sequence TTGTTAGACGCATTCTTGCGGTCTTTGCGCAACCGGTCGCCGCAAGCGCCGGAGCAGCCGTCGGACGGGACTTATCGCCTGCGCCGCAGCGCCCGCGCCAAGCGGGCGCGCATCTCCGTTTATCACGACCGGATCGAGGTGGTGGTGCCGCAGGGGATGCCGGCGGCGCAGTTGCAGGCGTTTGTCGCCGACCATTGGCAATGGGCCCTGGGCAAGCAGGCGGAACTGGCCGCTCGCGCCGGCGGCGGGGAACCGGCGTTGGCCGATGGGGCCAGCCTGCCGTTCCAGGGCGAGCACTTTCCCCTCACCGTGGTCGAACAAGCCGGCCAGCGGGGCGGGCGGGTGGCTTTCGATCGGCATTTTCGCGTCAGCGTGCCCGGCGGCCTGGCGGCGGACGCCCGCCAGGCTTTGGTGCGGGACAAGCTGGAAGCCTGGTATCGCCGCCAAGTGGCCGACCACACCCGCCGCATGGTGCAGCACCACGCGGTTCGCCACGGCCTGCACCCCCGCAGCATCGCCGTGCGCGACCAGAAAACCCGCTGGGGCAGTTGCGGCCCGCGCGGCGACATCAATATCAACTGGCGATTGATCCTGGCTCCGCCGCCGGTGCTGGAGTATGTGGTGGTCCACGAGCTGTGCCATTTGCGCCACCGCAACCACGCCAAGCCGTTTTGGGATTTGGTGGAGGATCATTTGCCCCAGTACCGCGAGCAACGCCGCTGGCTCAAGCAGCACGGCCACGCACTGATGGCGGCGCTGCCCAAGCCCCGTTGA
- the hflD gene encoding high frequency lysogenization protein HflD, producing MSDSLTQQTIALAGLAQSACLVQQIARRGQADDAAMAASLASLFKIDAKDAPDVFGGLGGIQLGLRQLLKQLGGPGMDPEQAGYAATLLILERKFMADSAMVDAVRDGVERIALKAEHSPSILDDSVVAELAGLYQQTISTLLPKVMVGGEPGYLRQTRNTDHIRALLLAGIRSAVLWRQSGGNRWKLFFQRRRVLDTAVSLLARA from the coding sequence ATGAGCGACTCCCTAACCCAGCAAACCATCGCCTTAGCCGGCCTGGCCCAGTCCGCCTGCCTGGTGCAGCAAATCGCCCGGCGCGGCCAGGCCGACGACGCCGCCATGGCGGCCAGCCTGGCCAGCCTCTTCAAAATCGATGCGAAAGATGCGCCCGACGTATTCGGCGGCCTCGGCGGCATACAACTGGGCTTACGCCAACTGCTGAAACAGTTGGGCGGCCCGGGCATGGATCCCGAGCAAGCCGGCTACGCGGCCACGTTGCTGATCCTGGAGCGCAAATTCATGGCCGACTCGGCCATGGTGGACGCCGTGCGCGACGGCGTCGAACGCATCGCGCTCAAAGCGGAACACAGCCCGTCCATACTGGACGACAGCGTGGTGGCGGAATTGGCCGGGCTCTACCAGCAAACCATCAGCACCTTGCTGCCGAAGGTGATGGTGGGCGGCGAACCGGGGTATTTGCGCCAAACGCGCAATACCGACCACATCCGCGCCCTGCTGCTGGCCGGCATACGCTCCGCCGTGCTGTGGCGCCAAAGCGGCGGCAACCGCTGGAAGCTGTTTTTCCAGCGCCGCCGCGTTCTCGACACGGCGGTCTCGCTGCTGGCGCGCGCTTAA